In Nicotiana tabacum cultivar K326 chromosome 11, ASM71507v2, whole genome shotgun sequence, a single window of DNA contains:
- the LOC142165726 gene encoding uncharacterized protein LOC142165726, protein MAVTDQGDSTGIETITTVTPVGTGLDPSYRSWRRSVLRGLSVKNKLGFISGECKQPDTSSPQFRQWERCDNMVTSWILNSLSKEIADSVEYASDDVELWKELEDRYEQTNGARLYQIQKEINDLSQGTLDITAYYTKLKKLWEELATLSKKNQCNSVCNCGAKESMYKAEQDRRLIQFLMGLNEIHTVV, encoded by the exons ATGGCTGTAACCGATCAAGGAGATTCGACTGGCATCGAAACTATTACAACCGTCACTCCGGTGGGAACAGGACTTGATCCTA GCTATAGATCTTGGAGGAGAAGTGTGTTGAGAGGTTTGTCTGTGAAAAATAAGTTAGGTTTCATAAGTGGAGAGTGTAAGCAACCTGATACTTCATCACCACAATTTCGACAATGGGAACGTTGTGACAATATGGTAACATCTTGGATTCTAAACTCACTCTCTAAGGAAATCGCAGACAGTGTGGAATATGCAAGCGATGATGTTGAACTTTGGAAGGAATTGGAGGATCGGTATGAACAAACTAATGGAGCTAGGTTATATCAAATTCAGAAAGAAATCAATGATCTCTCCCAAGGAACTCTTGACATTACTGCCTATTATACTAAGTTGAAGAAACTCTGGGAAGAACTTGCTACTTTGAGTAAGAAGAATCAATGCAATTCTGTTTGTAATTGTGGAGCAAAGGAGAGCATGTATAAGGCTGAACAAGATAGGAGGCTAATACAGTTTCTTATGGGATTAAATGAAATACACACAGTAGTTTGA
- the LOC107811808 gene encoding 14-3-3-like protein D, whose amino-acid sequence MAVPENLTREQCLYLAKLAEQAERYEEMVKFMDRLVAVSGSSELTVEERNLLSVAYKNVIGSLRAAWRIVSSIEQKEEGRKNDEHVVLVKDYRSKVESELSDVCAGILKILDQYLIPSASAGESKVFYLKMKGDYYRYLAEFKVGNERKEAAEDTMLAYKAAQDIALAELAPTHPIRLGLALNYSVFYYEILNASEKACSMAKQAFEEAIAELDTLGEESYKDSTLIMQLLRDNLTLWTSDMQEQMDEA is encoded by the exons ATGGCCGTACCGGAAAATTTAACCAGAGAGCAGTGCCTATACTTAGCAAAGCTCGCCGAGCAAGCCGAGCGTTACGAGGAGATGGTAAAATTCATGGACCGCCTCGTAGCCGTCTCGGGTTCCTCTGAACTAACTGTAGAGGAGCGAAATCTCCTCTCGGTAGCGTATAAGAACGTAATCGGTTCACTTCGAGCCGCGTGGAGGATAGTATCGTCAATTGAGCAAAAGGAAGAAGGGAGGAAGAACGACGAACACGTGGTTTTAGTGAAGGATTATAGATCTAAGGTTGAATCTGAGCTTAGTGATGTTTGTGCTGGAATTTTGAAGATTTTGGATCAGTATTTGATTCCTTCAGCTTCTGCTGGTGAGTCGAAGGTGTTTTACTTGAAGATGAAGGGAGATTATTATCGTTATTTGGCTGAATTTAAAGTTGGTAATGAACGTAAGGAAGCTGCTGAGGATACTATGCTTGCCTACAAAGCTGCTCAg GACATCGCCCTTGCTGAGCTTGCCCCAACACATCCTATACGACTTGGGCTAGCTCTCAACTATTCAGTATTCTACTATGAGATTCTGAATGCATCAGAAAAAGCATGCAGCATGGCTAAACAG GCCTTTGAGGAAGCTATTGCCGAACTGGACACTTTGGGGGAGGAATCCTATAAAGATAGCACCCTTATCATGCAGTTATTGAGGGACAATCTCACTCTCTGGACTTCCGATATGCAG GAGCAGATGGACGAGGCTTGA